Proteins encoded by one window of Chromobacterium violaceum ATCC 12472:
- a CDS encoding pirin family protein, with the protein MIERRPFASLGAAQHGWLDAKHHFSFADYRDPARMHWGALRVWNDDTIAAGSGFAPHPHADMEIITYVREGAISHQDNLGNRGRTEAGDVQVMSAGSGIVHSEYNLEPVATRIFQIWIYPDSRGGEPSWGSKPFPKADRSGAFVALASGMDGDDGALPIRADARVLGATLKAGESADYRLGAGRRGYLVLSAGSARVNGVALETGDGAAIRHEDLVRVEAGEDAELILVDTRE; encoded by the coding sequence ATGATCGAACGCCGCCCCTTCGCCAGCTTGGGCGCAGCCCAACACGGATGGCTGGACGCCAAGCACCATTTCTCCTTCGCCGACTACCGCGATCCGGCGCGCATGCACTGGGGCGCGCTGCGGGTGTGGAACGACGACACCATCGCCGCCGGCAGCGGCTTCGCACCGCATCCGCACGCCGACATGGAGATCATCACCTATGTCCGCGAGGGCGCGATCAGCCACCAGGACAACCTGGGCAACCGCGGCCGCACCGAGGCCGGCGACGTGCAGGTGATGAGCGCCGGCAGCGGCATCGTCCATTCCGAATACAACCTGGAGCCTGTCGCCACCCGCATCTTCCAGATCTGGATCTATCCGGACAGCCGCGGCGGCGAGCCGTCTTGGGGCAGCAAGCCTTTTCCCAAGGCCGACCGCTCCGGCGCCTTCGTCGCGCTGGCCAGCGGCATGGATGGTGACGACGGCGCGCTGCCGATACGCGCCGACGCCCGGGTGCTGGGCGCCACGCTGAAGGCAGGCGAAAGCGCCGACTACCGGCTGGGCGCCGGCCGCCGCGGCTATCTGGTGCTGTCGGCCGGATCGGCCCGGGTGAACGGCGTGGCGCTGGAGACCGGCGACGGCGCGGCCATCCGCCATGAAGACCTGGTCCGCGTCGAGGCCGGCGAGGATGCCGAACTGATCCTGGTGGACACCCGGGAATGA
- a CDS encoding hydrolase, which yields MKPTASAAPSPLLLTPRDHTLILIDYQSQMAFATHSIDIPTLRNNAGLVASAAAGFGVSAILTTVAEKSFSGPMFDEVTAPFPDLRMLDRTSMNTWEDAAVIDRVNQIGKGRIVLAGLWTSVCIVGPALSALDQGFEVYVIADACGDISAEAHERAMQRMVQAGARPITSLQYLLELQRDWARTDTYELTTGIAAKLGGGYGLGIRYAKTMFGGHEG from the coding sequence ATGAAACCCACCGCTAGCGCCGCCCCCAGCCCGTTGCTGCTGACCCCGCGCGATCACACCTTGATCCTGATCGACTACCAGTCGCAGATGGCCTTCGCCACCCATTCCATCGATATCCCGACGCTGCGCAACAACGCCGGCCTGGTCGCCAGCGCCGCCGCCGGATTCGGCGTGTCCGCCATCCTCACCACCGTGGCCGAGAAAAGCTTTTCCGGCCCGATGTTCGACGAGGTGACCGCGCCGTTCCCGGACTTGCGCATGCTGGACCGCACGTCGATGAACACCTGGGAAGACGCCGCGGTGATCGACCGCGTCAACCAGATCGGCAAGGGCCGCATCGTGCTGGCCGGCCTGTGGACCAGCGTCTGCATCGTCGGGCCGGCGCTGTCCGCGCTGGACCAGGGCTTCGAGGTTTACGTGATCGCCGACGCCTGCGGCGACATTTCGGCCGAGGCGCACGAGCGCGCGATGCAGCGCATGGTGCAGGCCGGGGCGCGGCCCATCACTTCGCTGCAGTATCTGCTGGAACTGCAGCGCGACTGGGCGCGCACGGACACCTATGAGCTGACCACCGGCATCGCCGCCAAGCTGGGCGGCGGCTACGGCCTGGGCATCCGCTACGCGAAAACCATGTTCGGCGGCCACGAAGGCTGA